The genomic segment TCGCCGTTGAGCGACAGGCTGAGGTCGAGCTTCTGCGGGTCGGCCACCTCGTCGGCGGTGACCAGCCACGGGCCGGTGGGGCCGAAGGTGGGGGCGGACTTGCCCTTGATCCACTGGCCGCCGCGCTCGGCCTGGAATTCGCGTTCCGAGACGTCGTTGATGACACAGTAGCCCGCCACGTGGGAAAGCGCGTCGGCTTCGCTGACATAGAGCGTCTCGCGCCCGATGACGACGCCAAGTTCGACCTCCCAGTCGGATTTGACGGAGTTGCGGGGGATGATGACCGCGTCGTTCGGGCCGCACAGGGCCGAGCTGGCCTTGGAGAAGATGATCGGTTCTTTCGGCGGCTCGGCCCCGGTTTCGGCGGCGTGCTTGGCATAGTTGAGGCCGATGCAGAAGAAGTTCGGCACCGAGGCGAGGCAGGCGCCGACGCGGCCGGGGTTTTCCACCAGCGGCAGGCTCTCGGGGTCGATGCCGCGAATGGCATCCAGTGCTTCGAGCGAGACGCTGCTGCCGACAAAGTCGGCGACCTTGCCGGAAAGATCCCGGACCTGTCCGTCACTGTCGAGAATGCCGGGCTTTTCCTGACCCTGCGGGCCAAAACGCAATAATTTCATGGAGTCGATGTCCCTCGCGCTGGTGGTGGCCGCGATGTCAGGCGGCCGGTTTGTCGTTGGGTTCGGGCGGCAGGTCTTCCTGTCCGTGTTCGAAGAAGTCCCGCACGTTTATCACGAGGTGTTTGAGGTGGCTATGGAGGTGAAGCTTGACCGCCTCGATATCCCGGTTCAGGAGGCCCCGCGCGATGGCGCTGTGCTGTTCCAGCACCCGGTCGCGCGAGCGTTTGCGGCTGGCCGACAGGTAGCGGGCGCGCCAGAGCCGCGCGAGGATGGCACCGTGGGTTTCGGCGAGTACCCGGTTGTTGGCGGCGCGGACGATGGCCTTGTGAAATTCCATATCGAGTTCGAACACATCGACCATGTCGAGATCGTCGTAGAGGCGTTCCATGCGGTCCTGAAGTTCGACGATTTCGCGAAGCTGCTCGTCGCTCGCGCGCTCGACCGCCAGCTCGCCCGAAAGCATTTCGAGCGAGGTCAGCACCTCGATATTGTCCTCGACCTCGCGCAGGGTGGGCTCGGCCACGATCGGGCTGCGGGCGGGCCGCAGGATGACCAGCCCGTCCTGGGCGAGAATGCGGATGGCCTCGCGCATGGGGGTTCGGCTGACGCCCATCTCGGCGGCATTGTCGCGCTCCTTGATGGACGCGCCCGGCGCCAGCTTTCCGCGCAGGATATCCCTGCGAAGCTGGTTGGCGATCTGTTCTGCCAGAATCCCTTCGGCCATGCCGTGTCTTCACCCCGAGTGGTCGATGCCTGCCCTTCCCGATCATGTTCCTCGACGGGGTGCAAGCCTCACTTTTTGCAATTTGGTATACCAAAAATTGTTGATTGTCGAGGCAGCATTCGCTACCGTCTTTCAGGATGGTATACCATCTTGGCCCGGCAATGGAGGATGCCCGGCCGTCAAAAACAGGTGCCGCGAAGGCACCGCTAGGGAGGAGATGACTATGAAGTTGACTAGCTTTCTGATGACCGCCGGCGCGACGGCGCTGATGGCTGCATCGGCCACGGCCGAACCGGTCACGCTGCGGGTTCAGACCCACTATGCCACCGAGCACCCGACCGGCAAGCAGCTGGCGGAATGGGCCGATGACGTACAGGTCATGTCGGGCGGGGATATCACCGTCGAGATGTTCTATTCGTCCTCCGTCGTGGCCACGACGGAAACCTTCGATGCCGCCATCAACGGCATTCTCGACTGTGACGCCACGGGCGGGGCCTACCAGACCGGCAAGAACCCGGCGTTCCAGTTCGTCGGCGACATCATGGGCGGGTACGAAACCCCCTGGCAGCAATATTCGTGGCTCTATCACGGCGGCGGTTACGAGGCCGCGCAGGAGCTTTACAACGCGCAGAACATGCAGCTGATCGGCTGGTCGATCTATGGCCAGGAATCGCTGTCATCCTCCAAGCCGATCGCCGGGCTGGAAGACCTCAAGGGCTGGAAGTTCCGCTCGCCGCCGGGCATGGAAACCGAGATTTTCGAAAAGCTCGGCGCCTCGCCCATCGTGATGGACTTCACCGAGATCTTCACCGCGCTGGAAACCGGCATCATCGACGGGGCCGATGCCTCGGGCCTCTACAACAACGTCGGGCTGGGCCTCTACGACATCGTCAAGCACGCCACCTATCCGGGCTTCCACTCGATGCCGTCCGACCACCTGGCCTGCAACCTCGATGTGTGGAACGACCTGACCGACCAGCAGCGCCGCATCATCGACACCGCCTGGCAGAAAGTGTCGTTCCAGATCGCGCTGTCGAACGGCAAGAACAACGCCGCCGCCGCAGCCGAGCTGCGCGAGCAGGGTGTCACG from the Roseovarius indicus genome contains:
- a CDS encoding fumarylacetoacetate hydrolase family protein; translated protein: MKLLRFGPQGQEKPGILDSDGQVRDLSGKVADFVGSSVSLEALDAIRGIDPESLPLVENPGRVGACLASVPNFFCIGLNYAKHAAETGAEPPKEPIIFSKASSALCGPNDAVIIPRNSVKSDWEVELGVVIGRETLYVSEADALSHVAGYCVINDVSEREFQAERGGQWIKGKSAPTFGPTGPWLVTADEVADPQKLDLSLSLNGETVQDSNTDDMIFGVAEIIAYMSNFMKLMPGDIIATGTPSGVGLGMKPPRFLKPGDVMELTVEGLGTQRQETVAAD
- a CDS encoding GntR family transcriptional regulator translates to MAEGILAEQIANQLRRDILRGKLAPGASIKERDNAAEMGVSRTPMREAIRILAQDGLVILRPARSPIVAEPTLREVEDNIEVLTSLEMLSGELAVERASDEQLREIVELQDRMERLYDDLDMVDVFELDMEFHKAIVRAANNRVLAETHGAILARLWRARYLSASRKRSRDRVLEQHSAIARGLLNRDIEAVKLHLHSHLKHLVINVRDFFEHGQEDLPPEPNDKPAA
- a CDS encoding TRAP transporter substrate-binding protein; translated protein: MKLTSFLMTAGATALMAASATAEPVTLRVQTHYATEHPTGKQLAEWADDVQVMSGGDITVEMFYSSSVVATTETFDAAINGILDCDATGGAYQTGKNPAFQFVGDIMGGYETPWQQYSWLYHGGGYEAAQELYNAQNMQLIGWSIYGQESLSSSKPIAGLEDLKGWKFRSPPGMETEIFEKLGASPIVMDFTEIFTALETGIIDGADASGLYNNVGLGLYDIVKHATYPGFHSMPSDHLACNLDVWNDLTDQQRRIIDTAWQKVSFQIALSNGKNNAAAAAELREQGVTLHNWSEEDRAEFREAAQAAWDDWGSRSPEAGAILESHKVYLKQLGLID